Below is a window of Burkholderia cepacia DNA.
TCGCGGAACGGATTCTGGGCGGCTTGAGGTTCGCCGCGCAACGGCTCGACGCGATGCCGCTGGAGTGAACCGCTTCCGGTCGCGGCACGGTAACCGGTATCCGGCGTATCGGCATCCGTACGGGTCCGCTCGATACGATCAGTGATCCGAATCGACTGGGTCGTATCCCGATCCCGCGTTGTCGCAATGCGTGTCATCAAGACCGGGCACAAGCGTATCTCTCAATCACCGAAATCCGTCGCCACCAGCCACTCCGTTGCACCGCAATAATTACAAAATTAAAGCCGATCAGATTAAATCATTAATTCAGGTTAATAATTCATTTAAATTATTCGTCGAATTGTATTTAACTTGCGTGACGGGATGTTCGATTTTCGATAATCCGAAAAGCGGCAGGTATTCCGTAATGGGAATTCGCTTAATCGCAAGAATGAAGAGGAAATCATGACGAATCTTTCTCGACGCAAGATGCTGGCGGGTACGGCTGGCGCCATTGCCGCCGCGGGTATTGCCGTATCGGCCAAGGCGGCCTCGTTCGGTAATCCGGACAGACCGCCGGAAGGCGCGGTGAATGCACGCAATCGCCAGAGCCTGACCGACCCGGGCCCGAAAAATCCGGCAATCTCCAATCAGTTTCCGTCGTTTCAGGATCCGCCGGCCACCGATATCAACGGGATGCCATTATTCTGGGCATCTTTCAATAATGCCCATAAACGCATTCAAAATGGCGGGTGGGCGCGCGAAGTCACGCAGGACGATTTTGCGATTTCCGAAACCATTTCGGGCGTGAACATGCGCCTGACGCGCGGCGGCATTCGTGAGATGCACTGGCACCAGCAGGCCGAGTGGGCGATCATGCTCGACGGCCGCTGCCGGATCACGGTGCTCGACGAACTCGGGCGGCCGTCGGTGCAGGACGTCAAGACCGGCGATCTCTGGTATTTCCCGCCCGGCCTGCCGCATTCGCTGCAGGGCCTCGGCACCGATGGCGCCGAATTCCTGCTCGCGTTCGACAACGGCCGCGCATCGGAATTCAACACGCTGCTGCTGACCGACTGGGTCGCGCATACGCCGCCCGACGTGCTCGCGCTCAACTTCGGCGTGCCGGCCGATGCGTTCAGGAACGTGCCGCTCGACAACCTGTGGATCTTCCAGGGCGACGAGCCGGGCCCGCTCGCGGACGCGCAGCGCGCATCGGCTTCGTCGGCCGGGGCGCCGCCGCATCCGTTCATTTTCTCGCTCGGCGACATGAAGCCGGTCAGGAAAACGCGCGGCGGCGAAGTGCGGATCGCGGACAGCACCAACTTCAACGTGTCGACGACGGTCGCGGCAGCGCTCGTCACCGTGCATCCGGGCGGCATGCGCGAACTGCACTGGCACCCGAACGCGGACGAATGGCAGTACTACTTGCAGGGTGAGGCGCGGATGACCGTGTTCGATACAGGGCCGAAGGCGCAGACGGCCGACTTCCGCGCGGGCGACGTCGGCTATGTGAAGAAGAGCCTCGGGCACTACGTGCAGAACACCGGCAAGACCGACCTCGTGTTCCTGGAAATCTTCAAGACCGACCGCTATGCGGAGGTGTCGCTGTCGGACTGGCTCGCGCATACACCGCCGAAGCTCGTCGAAGCACACCTGAACGTCACGCCCGACGTGATCGCGCAGTTTCCGCGCAATCGTCCCGACGTCGTGCCGCTGTAACGCGATGGTCGCGCTGCCGCGACCGGCCGGCGGCATGCCGGCCGCGGCGCCCGCTCCCGAATCGGCCTTCCTCATTCGAACGGAAACTCCACCATGCTTCCTGTCCCGAGCAAACCTGCCGGTGGCTTCGCGCTGCCTGGCCTGTCCCCCGAGCGTACCGACGGCGCGGCGCGCGCCGCGCTGGAAGGGCGCCGCACCGGCATCGCCGCGCTGCTGCCGTTCGTCGGCCCGGCCGTGATCGCGTCGATCGGCTATATGGATCCCGGCAACTTCGCGACCAA
It encodes the following:
- a CDS encoding oxalate decarboxylase family bicupin, whose product is MTNLSRRKMLAGTAGAIAAAGIAVSAKAASFGNPDRPPEGAVNARNRQSLTDPGPKNPAISNQFPSFQDPPATDINGMPLFWASFNNAHKRIQNGGWAREVTQDDFAISETISGVNMRLTRGGIREMHWHQQAEWAIMLDGRCRITVLDELGRPSVQDVKTGDLWYFPPGLPHSLQGLGTDGAEFLLAFDNGRASEFNTLLLTDWVAHTPPDVLALNFGVPADAFRNVPLDNLWIFQGDEPGPLADAQRASASSAGAPPHPFIFSLGDMKPVRKTRGGEVRIADSTNFNVSTTVAAALVTVHPGGMRELHWHPNADEWQYYLQGEARMTVFDTGPKAQTADFRAGDVGYVKKSLGHYVQNTGKTDLVFLEIFKTDRYAEVSLSDWLAHTPPKLVEAHLNVTPDVIAQFPRNRPDVVPL